One genomic region from Pyxicephalus adspersus chromosome 1, UCB_Pads_2.0, whole genome shotgun sequence encodes:
- the LOC140326489 gene encoding gap junction beta-2 protein-like: protein MDWGTLYEVIGGVNKHSTSIGKIWLSVLFIFRIMILVVAAESVWGDEQSDFTCNTLQPGCKNVCYDHHFPVSHIRLWCLQLIFVATPALLVAMHVAYLRHGEKRQIQKKLQSSQSDSKDIEELKQRKFRIVGTLWWTYTISILFRVLFEATFMYLFYFLYTGFHMQRLVKCDNWPCPNVVDCFISRPTEKTVFTIFMIIVSGICMVLNVAELCYLIIQASMRRARKNARKHHNHISGKEEEQNKLNQQKEQ from the coding sequence ATGGATTGGGGAACTCTTTACGAAGTGATTGGAGGTGTCAACAAACATTCTACAAGCATTGGCAAGATCTGGCTGTCTGTCCTGTTCATATTTCGTATTATGATTTTGGTGGTGGCTGCAGAAAGTGTCTGGGGTGACGAGCAGTCAGATTTCACCTGCAATACATTACAACCTGGGTGCAAAAATGTGTGCTATGACCACCACTTCCCAGTGTCTCACATCAGGCTCTGGTGTCTGCAGCTCATCTTCGTGGCTACACCAGCGCTGTTGGTTGCCATGCACGTGGCTTACTTGAGACATggagaaaaaagacaaatacagaaGAAGCTCCAGTCTTCCCAATCTGATAGCAAAGACATAGAGGAGTTAAAACAGCGTAAATTTCGCATCGTAGGTACACTCTGGTGGACCTACACCATCAGCATTCTGTTCAGGGTCCTCTTTGAGGCCACTTTCATGTATCTCTTCTACTTCCTCTACACCGGCTTCCATATGCAACGTCTTGTCAAGTGCGACAACTGGCCTTGCCCGAATGTGGTCGATTGCTTTATTTCAAGGCCTACCGAAAAGACTGTATTTACCATCTTCATGATCATTGTGTCTGGCATTTGCATGGTCCTAAACGTGGCAGAGCTGTGTTATCTCATCATTCAGGCATCTATGAGAAGAGCCAGAAAGAATGCCAGGAAACACCACAACCACATAAGTGGCAAAGAAGAGGAGCAAAATAAGCTGAATCAGCAAAAGGAACAATAA